GTGGCTTATGTTCGTGCTGTGAGTCTTACCCTCAATAAATGCTATGTACCAGCCATCTTGTGCGCCAAATGGGACCAGGTCAAATACTTACTCTCATGCAGTCTTTACCTTGTCTCTTTCGTAGACATGCTTCTAGTCTCCGTCCAAACCTCGCTGAATCCATACATCACGTCGTCATTCCATAAGCACGGCCTACTCACAGTTGTCAGCATCATGTCCACCATTCTCGGCGGCTCCTCAAAGCTCACTCTGGCCAAAATAATTGATATCTGGGGACGGGTTGAAGGCTTCTTATTTATGCTTCTGATTGTCGTGATTGGACTGATAATGAAGGCTACCTGCAAGAATATCGAAACCTACGTCGCGGCGCACACATTATATTGGGTGGGACATATTGGTATGATGTATGTGGTTGATATCATGCTGGCCGATATGACAACCCTCAAAAACCGAATGATTATGCTGGGCATCAACGGAACCCCGAGTATCGCGAGCACGTTTGCTGGGCCCAGGATCGCAACTTTATTCTACATCAATCTCGATTTTCGCTGGGCATTTGGCGCTTTCGCAATCATGATCACTGGTACTTCCATTCCTGTTGTGGGTGTTATGCTGTACATGCAGCGGAGGGCCCAGAAGGTTGGTATTTACGAGAAGACGGTCTCTGAGAGGAGTTGGTGGCAATCTATCATTCACTATTTCATCGAATTTGACGGTGTGTGATTCTTTTGCATTTCGTATTTGATATTGTCTATGGCTAACGAAAGATCTCTAGTGATCGGAATTGTCTTGATAACGGCGGTGTTTTCCTTGATTCTTCTCCCCTTCAGTCTTGCCTCGTACGCCCCCAAGGGATGGGCAAGTGGATATATTGTTGCGATGGAAGTACTCGGGGTGGTTTGTATCCCCGCATTCTATGCATGGGAGAGATACCTTTCTCCCGTCCAATTCCTCCCTTGGAAGTACTTGAAGGAACCGACTATCATTGGGTCTTGTCTTCTATACTGCGTCATGTTCATCTCCTGCTTGTAAGTCTTCCCTATTGGCCATAAAAGCCCATCATGTGCGCTTAACACCATGCTAACAATAAACCAGCACCTGGAACAGCTACTTCAGCTCGTACCTCCAAGTCGTCCACAGATTAGACATAACAACAGCC
This DNA window, taken from Aspergillus flavus chromosome 5, complete sequence, encodes the following:
- a CDS encoding putative transporter, which translates into the protein MSGSPSNGMPKAVVPSQIEPVVSAVEDTEQNAGVDRIVQEPSRDGVSISDKDSTLFQGGVQRVRAITSLWSKNTMWLMFVLLYLVSFVDMLLVSVQTSLNPYITSSFHKHGLLTVVSIMSTILGGSSKLTLAKIIDIWGRVEGFLFMLLIVVIGLIMKATCKNIETYVAAHTLYWVGHIGMMYVVDIMLADMTTLKNRMIMLGINGTPSIASTFAGPRIATLFYINLDFRWAFGAFAIMITGTSIPVVGVMLYMQRRAQKVGIYEKTVSERSWWQSIIHYFIEFDVIGIVLITAVFSLILLPFSLASYAPKGWASGYIVAMEVLGVVCIPAFYAWERYLSPVQFLPWKYLKEPTIIGSCLLYCVMFISCFTWNSYFSSYLQVVHRLDITTANYVLNAFSLTSYIFSPIFGLLIRYTGEFKWTVFTGIPILLLGTALLIPFRQPTTHVGIITMTQILVGLGTCIFTVCGQLAIMAPVTHQEIAVVVAIWGLFGSIGAAVGSAIAGGMWNNILPSELYKRLPDESRNISATIFSDMVMQMSYADGTPEREAIVGAYADVQRKMVIAGVCFVPLCIACVWVWRDINVKKLEREQTRGNVW